Proteins from a genomic interval of Mycobacteriales bacterium:
- the pdxH gene encoding pyridoxamine 5'-phosphate oxidase: protein MDEDLPGTVVARREYTGGALDEAALAPEPMAQFAAWFADAVARGVPEPDAMCLATVSPEGAPASRMVLLKGWDERGFVFCTNYTSRKGVHLAASPVAALTFRWAAVERQVCVTGRTRRTTAKESDAWWALRPRGAQLGALASAQSSVLPSRAWLESRVATLASTYEGRDVPRPAYWGGVRVVPDTVELWQGRPNRLHDRLRYSRRSRGWRVERLAP from the coding sequence ATGGACGAGGACCTGCCCGGCACCGTCGTCGCCCGCCGCGAGTACACCGGCGGCGCGTTGGACGAGGCCGCGCTGGCACCGGAGCCGATGGCGCAGTTCGCGGCGTGGTTCGCCGACGCCGTCGCCCGCGGCGTGCCCGAGCCGGACGCGATGTGCCTCGCCACCGTCTCGCCCGAGGGCGCCCCCGCGTCGCGGATGGTGCTGCTCAAGGGGTGGGACGAGCGCGGCTTCGTGTTCTGCACCAACTACACCTCGCGCAAGGGCGTTCACCTGGCCGCGTCGCCCGTCGCCGCGCTGACGTTCCGCTGGGCCGCCGTCGAACGCCAGGTCTGCGTCACCGGCCGGACCCGCCGCACCACCGCGAAGGAGAGCGACGCCTGGTGGGCGCTGCGCCCCCGCGGCGCGCAGCTCGGCGCGCTCGCCTCCGCCCAGTCCTCCGTGCTGCCGTCGCGGGCGTGGCTGGAGTCGCGCGTCGCCACGCTCGCGTCGACGTACGAGGGCCGCGACGTGCCGCGCCCGGCGTACTGGGGCGGCGTTCGGGTAGTGCCCGACACCGTGGAGCTCTGGCAGGGCCGGCCGAACCGGCTGCACGACCGGCTGCGGTACTCGCGGCGCTCCCGCGGCTGGCGGGTGGAGCGGCTCGCCCCGTGA
- a CDS encoding aldo/keto reductase gives MRFTQLGRTGLKVSRLCLGTMNFGPETSEEDSHAIMDAAHEAGVNFFDTANVYGWKKGEGWTEQIIGRWFAQGGGRRERTVVATKLYGDMGDWPNDGRLSALNIRRACDASLKRLRTDYIDLYQMHHVDRNTPWDEIWQAMETLVAQGKILYVGSSNFAGWHIAQANEAAKARHFLGLTSEQSLYNLVERTIELEVVPACEAYGLGLIPWSPLMRGLLGGILRKAKEGRSASERTQELLEQHRPAIEQYEAFCDDLGEDPANVGLAWLLSRPVVTAPIIGPRTLDQLTGALRAVEIELDEKALNRLDEIFPGPGGPAPEAYAW, from the coding sequence ATGCGTTTCACTCAGCTCGGCCGTACCGGCCTCAAGGTCAGCCGCCTCTGCCTCGGCACGATGAACTTCGGGCCGGAGACCAGCGAGGAGGACAGCCACGCGATCATGGACGCCGCCCACGAGGCGGGCGTCAACTTCTTCGACACCGCGAACGTCTACGGCTGGAAGAAGGGCGAGGGCTGGACCGAGCAGATCATCGGGCGGTGGTTCGCGCAGGGCGGCGGCCGCCGCGAGCGGACCGTCGTCGCCACCAAGCTCTACGGCGACATGGGCGACTGGCCGAACGACGGCCGCCTCTCCGCGCTGAACATCCGCCGCGCCTGCGACGCCAGCCTGAAGCGGCTGCGGACCGACTACATCGACCTGTACCAGATGCACCACGTCGACCGGAACACGCCGTGGGACGAGATCTGGCAGGCGATGGAGACGCTCGTCGCGCAGGGCAAGATCCTCTACGTCGGCTCCTCGAACTTCGCCGGCTGGCACATCGCGCAGGCGAACGAGGCCGCGAAGGCGCGGCACTTCCTCGGCCTGACCAGCGAGCAGAGCCTCTACAACCTGGTCGAGCGGACCATCGAGCTCGAGGTGGTGCCGGCCTGCGAGGCGTACGGCCTCGGGCTGATCCCGTGGAGCCCGCTCATGCGCGGCCTGCTCGGCGGCATCCTCCGCAAGGCGAAGGAGGGGCGCAGCGCGAGCGAGCGCACCCAGGAGCTGCTGGAGCAGCACCGGCCGGCGATCGAGCAGTACGAGGCGTTCTGCGACGACCTCGGCGAGGACCCGGCGAACGTCGGCCTGGCCTGGCTGCTGTCCCGCCCGGTCGTGACCGCGCCGATCATCGGGCCGCGCACCCTGGACCAGCTCACCGGCGCGCTGCGCGCGGTCGAGATCGAGCTGGACGAGAAGGCGTTGAACCGCCTCGACGAGATCTTCCCCGGCCCCGGCGGGCCCGCGCCGGAGGCCTACGCCTGGTAG
- the serC gene encoding phosphoserine transaminase produces MAGLRIPDDLLPRDGRFGCGPSKVRPEQLAALAATGTSYLGTSHRQAGVRDVVRRVREGLAELFGLPDGYEVLLGNGGTTAFWDAATFGLVERRSQHCVFGEFSAKFAEAVTNAPFLAEPSVVRAEPGAVAEPVPDDEVDLYALTHNETSTGAAVTIRRPSPEAFVAVDATSAAGGLRVDPREFDVYYFAPQKVFAADGGLWLALVSPRALDRIDRIKASGRWVPASLDLTIARDNSRLDQTYNTPALATLFLLADQVGWLLSIGGLEGAAARCDESAAALYGWAEASAYATPFVKDPEHRSHVVGTVDLDAAIDATAVTKALRANGIVDTEPYRKLGRNQLRVGLFPAIDPDDVRALTACVDYVVSSVTP; encoded by the coding sequence GTGGCCGGGCTGCGCATCCCGGACGACCTGCTCCCCCGCGACGGCCGGTTCGGCTGCGGCCCGAGCAAGGTGCGGCCGGAGCAGCTCGCGGCGCTGGCCGCGACCGGCACGTCGTACCTCGGCACGTCCCACCGCCAGGCCGGGGTGCGCGACGTCGTGCGCCGGGTGCGGGAGGGGCTGGCCGAGCTGTTCGGCCTGCCGGACGGGTACGAGGTGCTGCTCGGCAACGGCGGCACGACGGCGTTCTGGGACGCCGCGACGTTCGGGCTGGTGGAGCGGCGCAGCCAGCACTGCGTCTTCGGCGAGTTCAGCGCGAAGTTCGCCGAGGCCGTCACGAACGCGCCGTTCCTCGCCGAGCCGAGCGTGGTCCGCGCCGAGCCGGGCGCCGTCGCCGAGCCGGTCCCCGACGACGAGGTCGACCTCTACGCGCTGACCCACAACGAGACCTCGACCGGCGCGGCGGTGACGATCCGCCGCCCCAGCCCGGAGGCGTTCGTCGCGGTCGACGCGACGTCGGCGGCGGGCGGGCTGCGCGTCGACCCGCGCGAGTTCGACGTGTACTACTTCGCGCCGCAGAAGGTGTTCGCGGCCGACGGCGGCCTCTGGCTCGCACTGGTCTCACCACGAGCGCTCGACCGCATCGACCGGATCAAGGCGAGCGGCCGCTGGGTCCCGGCCAGCCTCGACCTGACGATCGCTCGCGACAACTCCCGGCTGGACCAGACGTACAACACGCCGGCGCTGGCGACGTTGTTCCTGCTCGCCGACCAGGTCGGCTGGCTGCTGTCGATCGGCGGCCTGGAGGGCGCGGCGGCGCGCTGCGACGAGAGCGCCGCGGCGCTCTACGGCTGGGCGGAGGCGAGCGCGTACGCGACGCCGTTCGTCAAGGACCCGGAGCACCGCTCGCACGTCGTCGGCACGGTCGACCTCGACGCCGCGATCGACGCGACGGCGGTGACGAAGGCCTTGCGCGCCAACGGGATCGTCGACACCGAGCCGTACCGCAAGCTCGGCCGCAACCAGCTCCGCGTCGGCCTGTTCCCGGCGATCGACCCGGACGACGTGCGCGCGCTGACCGCCTGCGTCGACTACGTCGTGAGCAGCGTCACGCCGTAG
- a CDS encoding VanW family protein: protein MTTTRRRVLAGVLGTLGLLAVLYAADVALASGKVPRGTTVDGVAIGGKSRAEAERLVAARVRVPGAVTVTLPDGADPLWLDPAKVGLRLDARATVDKARAESLNPVARIGGLFGHRTIEPVTAVDEARLRDAVAAWKKKVDRNAREGAIRFDGVTPVPVLPLEGRSVDVDKTAAAVAAAFPKTDTVAATVATTPVRTTAGAVTQALEQVAEPAVAAPVMLAAPAKSATMTRAQIAKVLTFVPGPDGTLQPYLDAKRVGAVLADTLKPVETPPKDAPVTVDAAGKVTIGASVNGVTVDRDALTAALLPVLADPAPRRVTLVVETALPRLTTEKAKTLGIKEKVSEFTTYHPCCRPRVQNIHTIADIVKGAVVLPGETFSLNGYVGERDRGRGFVEAPMILNGRFVPAVGGGVSQFATTMFNAVFFGGFEDVYHKPHSYYISRYPAGREATVSTPAPDLKWRNDSPYGVLVTTSYTAKSITVTFWSTKRYDIESVSGPRTRVRGYTTQYDSSPTCESSSGEPGFDIDVWRVFKQGGKEIRRQRFHTRYLPEPRFVCRR from the coding sequence GTGACGACGACGCGCCGCCGCGTGCTCGCCGGGGTGCTCGGCACCCTCGGCCTGCTCGCCGTCCTCTACGCCGCCGACGTGGCCCTCGCGAGCGGCAAGGTGCCGCGGGGCACCACGGTCGACGGCGTCGCGATCGGCGGGAAGAGCCGCGCCGAGGCGGAACGGCTCGTCGCCGCGCGCGTCCGCGTGCCCGGCGCGGTCACCGTGACGCTGCCGGACGGGGCCGACCCGCTGTGGCTCGACCCGGCGAAGGTCGGGCTGCGACTCGACGCGCGCGCGACCGTCGACAAGGCGCGCGCCGAGTCGCTGAACCCGGTCGCCCGCATCGGCGGGCTGTTCGGCCACCGGACGATCGAACCGGTGACGGCCGTCGACGAGGCCCGGCTGCGCGACGCGGTCGCCGCCTGGAAGAAGAAGGTCGACCGCAACGCGCGCGAGGGCGCGATCCGCTTCGACGGCGTGACGCCGGTGCCGGTGCTGCCGCTGGAGGGGCGCAGCGTCGACGTCGACAAGACCGCCGCCGCCGTCGCCGCGGCGTTCCCGAAGACCGACACGGTCGCCGCGACGGTCGCCACCACGCCGGTGCGCACGACCGCGGGGGCGGTGACCCAGGCGCTCGAACAGGTCGCCGAGCCGGCCGTCGCCGCGCCCGTCATGCTCGCCGCCCCCGCCAAGAGCGCGACCATGACGCGCGCGCAGATCGCGAAGGTGCTGACGTTCGTCCCCGGCCCCGACGGGACGCTCCAGCCGTACCTCGACGCGAAGCGCGTCGGCGCCGTCCTCGCCGACACGCTGAAGCCGGTGGAGACGCCGCCGAAGGACGCGCCGGTCACCGTCGACGCCGCCGGCAAGGTCACCATCGGGGCGTCCGTCAACGGCGTGACCGTCGACCGCGACGCGCTCACCGCCGCGCTGCTGCCGGTGCTCGCCGACCCCGCGCCGCGCCGGGTGACGCTGGTCGTGGAGACGGCGTTGCCGCGGCTCACGACGGAGAAGGCGAAGACGCTCGGCATCAAGGAGAAGGTGTCGGAGTTCACCACCTACCACCCGTGCTGCCGCCCGCGCGTGCAGAACATCCACACCATCGCCGACATCGTGAAGGGCGCCGTCGTGCTGCCGGGGGAGACGTTCTCCCTCAACGGCTACGTCGGCGAGCGCGACCGCGGCCGCGGCTTCGTCGAGGCCCCGATGATCCTCAACGGCCGGTTCGTGCCGGCCGTCGGCGGCGGCGTCTCGCAGTTCGCCACGACGATGTTCAACGCGGTGTTCTTCGGCGGCTTCGAGGACGTCTACCACAAGCCGCACAGCTACTACATCAGCCGCTACCCGGCCGGCCGCGAGGCCACCGTCTCCACGCCCGCGCCGGACCTGAAGTGGCGCAACGACTCGCCGTACGGCGTGCTCGTCACGACCTCGTACACCGCCAAGTCGATCACCGTGACGTTCTGGTCGACCAAGCGGTACGACATCGAGTCGGTGTCCGGCCCGCGCACCCGCGTCCGCGGCTACACGACGCAGTACGACTCGAGCCCGACCTGCGAGTCGTCGTCCGGCGAGCCGGGCTTCGACATCGACGTGTGGCGGGTGTTCAAGCAGGGCGGCAAGGAGATCCGGCGGCAGCGGTTCCACACGCGGTACCTGCCGGAGCCGCGGTTCGTCTGCCGCCGCTAG
- a CDS encoding NCS2 family permease: protein MSAVTNYFQLDRRGSTVEREVRGGLATFFTMAYIVVLNPLIVGTAKDANGQVLGIPRVAAATALVAGVMTLLMGVVGRYPFAIAAGLGLNAFVTFTLASQMSWPAAMGLVVLEGLVITVLVLTGFRVAVFEAIPAALKAAISVGIGLFIALIGFVDAGFVRRSGAAPVPVQLGAAGRLTGWPTVVFVFGLLLTAILVARRTRGAILLSILVTTVVAAVVEAVFDIGPALPDGGNASGWQLNVPRLPDKVFATPDLGLLGRFSLGGSFAKVGIVAAVLFVFTLMLSDFFDTMGTIVGVGAEGGMLDDNGGLPGAERVLFVDSLAAVAGGAASTSSNTTYIESAAGVGEGARTGLASVVTGLLFLLALFFTPLVSVVPYEAASPALVIVGFLMITNVRAIPWDDFGVAIPAFLTIVVMPFTYSITNGIGAGFVSYVAIRAAQGRAREVSWMLWLISALFVVYFAIAPIERWLERLTG from the coding sequence GTGAGTGCCGTAACGAACTACTTCCAGCTCGACCGTCGCGGCTCGACCGTCGAACGCGAGGTCCGCGGCGGCCTCGCGACGTTCTTCACGATGGCGTACATCGTCGTGCTGAACCCCCTCATCGTCGGCACCGCCAAGGACGCGAACGGCCAGGTGCTCGGCATCCCGCGGGTCGCCGCCGCGACCGCGCTGGTGGCGGGTGTCATGACGTTGCTGATGGGCGTCGTGGGCCGGTACCCGTTCGCGATCGCGGCGGGGCTCGGGCTGAACGCGTTCGTGACGTTCACGCTGGCGTCGCAGATGTCGTGGCCGGCCGCGATGGGGCTGGTCGTACTCGAGGGGCTCGTCATCACGGTGCTGGTGCTGACCGGCTTCCGGGTGGCGGTGTTCGAGGCGATCCCGGCGGCGTTGAAGGCGGCGATCAGCGTCGGGATCGGGCTGTTCATCGCGCTGATCGGGTTCGTGGACGCCGGGTTCGTGCGGCGGTCCGGGGCGGCGCCGGTGCCGGTGCAGCTCGGCGCGGCGGGGCGGCTCACCGGGTGGCCGACGGTGGTGTTCGTGTTCGGCCTGCTGCTGACGGCGATCCTCGTGGCGCGCCGCACGCGCGGCGCGATCCTGCTGTCGATCCTCGTGACGACCGTGGTGGCGGCGGTCGTGGAGGCGGTGTTCGACATCGGCCCGGCGCTGCCCGACGGCGGCAACGCCTCCGGCTGGCAGCTCAACGTCCCGCGCCTGCCGGACAAGGTGTTCGCCACGCCGGACCTCGGGCTGCTGGGGAGGTTCAGCCTCGGCGGGTCGTTCGCCAAGGTGGGCATCGTCGCGGCGGTGCTGTTCGTGTTCACGCTGATGCTCAGCGACTTCTTCGACACGATGGGCACGATCGTCGGCGTCGGCGCCGAGGGCGGCATGCTGGACGACAACGGCGGCCTGCCGGGCGCGGAGCGGGTGCTGTTCGTGGACTCGCTCGCCGCCGTCGCGGGCGGCGCGGCGTCCACCTCCTCGAACACCACCTACATCGAGTCGGCGGCCGGTGTCGGCGAGGGCGCCCGCACCGGCCTCGCGTCCGTCGTCACGGGGCTGCTGTTCCTGCTCGCGCTGTTCTTCACGCCGCTGGTGAGCGTGGTGCCGTACGAGGCGGCCAGCCCGGCGCTGGTCATCGTCGGCTTCCTGATGATCACCAACGTCCGCGCGATCCCGTGGGACGACTTCGGCGTGGCGATCCCGGCGTTCCTCACGATCGTGGTGATGCCGTTCACGTACAGCATCACCAACGGCATCGGCGCCGGCTTCGTGTCCTACGTCGCGATCCGGGCGGCGCAGGGCCGGGCCCGCGAGGTGAGCTGGATGCTGTGGCTGATCAGCGCGCTCTTCGTCGTCTACTTCGCGATCGCGCCGATCGAGCGGTGGCTGGAGCGGCTGACCGGGTAA
- a CDS encoding Rieske 2Fe-2S domain-containing protein, whose amino-acid sequence MGITRRMLLGGGVIGATFGVVGLKGAMTAVAQNEKAAHDLGALPDVLADLAQRPRGVRVYQDLHLALVRYQPPAELAALHADVAAGGVLALVNKCTHLGCALPEVCASSGWFECACHGARFNGAGDYEYGPAPRSMDRYRLRLVSRPGFVADHLVVDLTRVVPGLPRGVASLHQEPDGPHCTG is encoded by the coding sequence ATGGGGATCACGAGGCGGATGCTGCTGGGTGGGGGCGTGATAGGCGCGACGTTCGGGGTCGTCGGCCTCAAGGGGGCGATGACCGCGGTCGCGCAGAACGAGAAGGCCGCGCACGACCTCGGCGCGCTGCCGGACGTGCTGGCCGACCTGGCGCAGCGGCCGCGCGGCGTGCGGGTCTACCAGGACCTGCACCTGGCGCTGGTGCGGTACCAGCCCCCGGCCGAGCTGGCGGCGTTGCACGCCGACGTCGCCGCGGGCGGGGTGCTGGCGCTGGTGAACAAGTGCACGCACCTCGGCTGCGCGCTGCCGGAGGTGTGCGCGAGCAGCGGGTGGTTCGAGTGCGCCTGCCACGGCGCGCGGTTCAACGGCGCGGGCGACTACGAGTACGGCCCGGCGCCGCGGTCGATGGACCGGTACCGGCTGCGGCTGGTGTCGCGGCCCGGGTTCGTCGCCGACCACCTCGTGGTCGACCTCACCCGCGTGGTACCGGGCCTGCCGCGCGGCGTCGCGTCGCTGCACCAGGAGCCGGACGGCCCGCACTGCACCGGCTGA
- the thpR gene encoding RNA 2',3'-cyclic phosphodiesterase, translated as MRAFVAIVPPPPALAALARAVAPLRAAHAASWVPPERLHLTLAFLGDVAEPVLPRLGDALAAAVAGTAAFGLRVAGGGAFPRPARPRVLWAGIDGEVDALARLARAVRRAARSAGVDVERAPYVPHVTVARVRATPVDGPACVAALDAVRGEPWQVTGAVLMRSVLGPKPVYEPLRDLPFGYQA; from the coding sequence ATGCGTGCCTTCGTCGCGATCGTCCCGCCGCCGCCCGCGCTGGCGGCCCTGGCGCGCGCGGTGGCGCCGTTGCGCGCCGCCCACGCGGCCTCGTGGGTGCCGCCGGAACGCCTGCACCTGACGCTGGCGTTCCTCGGCGACGTGGCCGAGCCGGTGCTGCCGCGGCTCGGTGACGCGCTGGCCGCGGCCGTCGCGGGGACGGCGGCGTTCGGGCTGCGGGTCGCCGGTGGCGGGGCGTTCCCGCGCCCGGCCCGGCCGCGCGTGCTCTGGGCCGGGATCGACGGCGAGGTCGACGCGCTGGCCCGGCTCGCCCGCGCCGTCCGCCGCGCCGCGCGGTCGGCGGGGGTCGACGTGGAGCGGGCGCCGTACGTCCCGCACGTCACGGTCGCGCGGGTCCGCGCGACGCCGGTCGACGGCCCCGCCTGCGTCGCCGCGCTGGACGCGGTGCGCGGCGAGCCGTGGCAGGTGACCGGGGCGGTGCTGATGCGCAGCGTGCTCGGCCCGAAGCCGGTGTACGAGCCGCTGCGGGACCTGCCGTTCGGCTACCAGGCGTAG
- a CDS encoding citrate synthase 2 gives MTEVKSGLEGVVAFETQIAEPDKEGSALRYRGVDIEDLVGAEPYEHVWGLLVDGSFLPGLPPAEPIPIPHRSGDARVDVQSALAEMAPMWGLKQLIDIDDERARDDLARCSVTAMSFVAQAARGVDKPPVPQSEIDKARSIPERFLIRWRGEADPNHVKAVDAYWVSAAEHGMNASTFTARVVASTGADVAAAMSAAVGALSGPLHGGAPSRVLQMLDDVERSGDATAYVKGVLDRGERLMGFGHRVYRAEDPRARVLRRTAREIGSRRYEVAEALEKAALAELHARKPDRVLSTNVEFWSAVVLDYAEVPASLFTSMFACARTAGWSAHILEQKREGRLIRPSAKYAGPGPRPLSEVQ, from the coding sequence TTGACCGAGGTGAAGTCGGGACTCGAAGGCGTCGTCGCGTTCGAGACCCAGATCGCGGAGCCGGACAAGGAAGGCAGCGCCCTGCGCTACCGCGGCGTGGACATCGAGGACCTCGTCGGCGCCGAGCCGTACGAGCACGTGTGGGGGCTGCTGGTGGACGGCTCGTTCCTGCCGGGCCTGCCGCCGGCGGAGCCGATCCCGATCCCGCACCGGTCCGGCGACGCGCGGGTGGACGTGCAGAGCGCGCTGGCCGAGATGGCGCCGATGTGGGGGCTCAAGCAGCTCATCGACATCGACGACGAACGCGCCCGCGACGACCTGGCGCGCTGCTCGGTGACGGCGATGTCGTTCGTCGCGCAGGCGGCCCGCGGGGTGGACAAGCCGCCGGTGCCGCAGAGCGAGATCGACAAGGCGCGCAGCATCCCGGAGCGCTTCCTCATCCGCTGGCGCGGCGAGGCCGACCCGAACCACGTCAAGGCGGTCGACGCGTACTGGGTGTCGGCGGCGGAGCACGGAATGAACGCCTCGACGTTCACCGCGCGCGTGGTCGCCTCGACCGGCGCGGACGTCGCGGCGGCGATGTCGGCGGCGGTCGGCGCGCTGTCGGGGCCGCTGCACGGCGGCGCCCCGAGCCGGGTGCTCCAGATGCTGGACGACGTCGAACGCTCTGGCGACGCGACCGCGTACGTGAAGGGCGTCCTCGACCGCGGCGAGCGGCTGATGGGCTTCGGCCACCGCGTCTACCGCGCCGAGGACCCGCGCGCGCGGGTGCTGCGGCGCACGGCGCGGGAGATCGGCTCGCGCCGGTACGAGGTCGCGGAGGCGCTGGAGAAGGCGGCGCTGGCGGAGCTGCACGCCCGCAAGCCGGACCGCGTGCTGTCGACGAACGTCGAGTTCTGGAGCGCGGTCGTCCTCGACTACGCCGAGGTGCCGGCGAGCCTGTTCACGTCGATGTTCGCCTGCGCGCGCACGGCCGGCTGGTCGGCGCACATCCTCGAGCAGAAGCGCGAGGGCCGGCTGATCCGCCCGTCGGCGAAGTACGCGGGCCCGGGGCCGCGCCCGCTCTCCGAGGTCCAGTAG
- a CDS encoding MFS transporter, which translates to MFRSLAIRNYRLFASGQLVSLTGTWMQNVAQDWLVLDLTHRSGTALGVTTALQFLPMLLFGLWGGVFADRHDKRRVMLATQATQGTLAFSLGLLVVTGVVQTWMVFAFAFALGMTTVFDLPARQAFVVEMVGPDDVTNAVGLNSATFNSARIVGPAIAGLMIAHGGTPPVFFLNAASYLAVIVGLLRINEAELFPGRRVERAKGQLRAGLTYVRRRRDLLLPIVLVGVIGMVGLNFQITLALMARNEFHKDASTYGTLSALLAAGSLVGALLTARRKRPTQTVLLGSAIAFGVLETALGLMPNIVLFAIVLVPCGFAVITFTSTALSTVQIGAGEDMRGRVLALYALVFVGGTPFGAPVIGWLGQHVGPRSTLVVGGLGSLAVSLATGALLVRSGGRLPFRRARAVPPAPVPYEVVR; encoded by the coding sequence ATGTTCCGCTCGCTCGCCATCCGCAACTACCGGCTCTTCGCGTCCGGCCAGCTCGTCAGCCTCACCGGCACCTGGATGCAGAACGTCGCCCAGGACTGGCTGGTGCTCGACCTCACCCACCGCAGCGGCACCGCGCTCGGCGTGACGACGGCGCTGCAGTTCCTCCCGATGCTGCTGTTCGGGCTGTGGGGCGGCGTGTTCGCCGACCGCCACGACAAGCGCCGCGTCATGCTCGCCACGCAGGCGACGCAGGGCACGCTCGCGTTCTCCCTCGGCCTGCTCGTCGTCACCGGCGTGGTGCAGACGTGGATGGTGTTCGCGTTCGCGTTCGCGCTCGGCATGACGACGGTGTTCGACCTGCCGGCGCGGCAGGCGTTCGTGGTCGAGATGGTCGGCCCGGACGACGTGACCAACGCCGTCGGCCTGAACTCCGCGACGTTCAACTCGGCCCGCATCGTCGGCCCGGCGATCGCCGGCCTGATGATCGCCCACGGCGGCACGCCGCCGGTGTTCTTCCTCAACGCCGCGTCGTACCTCGCGGTCATCGTCGGCCTGCTGCGCATCAACGAGGCGGAGCTGTTCCCCGGCCGCCGCGTCGAGCGGGCGAAGGGCCAGCTCCGCGCCGGCCTGACCTACGTGCGCCGCCGCCGCGACCTGCTGCTGCCGATCGTGCTCGTCGGCGTCATCGGCATGGTCGGCCTGAACTTCCAGATCACGCTCGCGCTGATGGCGCGCAACGAGTTCCACAAGGACGCCAGCACCTACGGCACGCTCTCCGCGCTGCTCGCCGCCGGCTCGCTCGTCGGCGCGCTGCTCACCGCCCGGCGGAAGCGGCCGACGCAGACCGTGCTGCTCGGCTCGGCGATCGCGTTCGGCGTGCTGGAGACGGCACTCGGCCTGATGCCGAACATCGTGCTGTTCGCGATCGTGCTGGTGCCCTGCGGCTTCGCGGTGATCACGTTCACCTCGACGGCGCTGTCGACGGTGCAGATCGGCGCCGGCGAGGACATGCGCGGGCGGGTGCTCGCGCTGTACGCGCTGGTGTTCGTCGGCGGCACGCCGTTCGGCGCCCCGGTGATCGGCTGGCTCGGCCAGCACGTCGGCCCGCGGTCGACGCTCGTCGTCGGCGGCCTGGGCAGCCTGGCCGTCTCGCTCGCCACCGGCGCGCTGCTCGTGCGCTCGGGCGGGCGGCTGCCGTTCCGGCGCGCGCGGGCGGTGCCACCGGCCCCCGTGCCGTACGAAGTCGTCCGCTGA
- a CDS encoding DUF2332 domain-containing protein encodes MDDRATLARRFYRHGRSVHSTRMYADLMLRCARDIEAGGPVLALMAGHAGPPDSVPALRLLGAVHRLVLTGRAPELAAFYPSAGGLYDGDAAWPAFLRVVSERAGELAPYLDRTVQTNEPARAAALLPGFAAVSREYGRPLRLLEVGASAGLLLRWDAYRYEWDGGGWGPPDSPVVLTAAAVDVDPALRVADRRGCDRSPVDVTTEEGRLTLLSYVWPDQPERLARLRAAFAVAAAAPATVDRADAVEWTRARLAADHGGAVPVVYHSIVMQYLPPDARAAFAAVVRAGDAPRAWLRFEPEGAEFVVRLTTWPGGEERVLAHANPHGYGVTLLTT; translated from the coding sequence GTGGACGACCGCGCGACGCTCGCCCGTCGCTTCTACCGGCACGGCCGGTCGGTCCACTCGACGCGGATGTACGCCGACCTGATGCTCCGCTGCGCGCGCGACATCGAGGCCGGCGGCCCGGTGCTGGCGCTGATGGCCGGCCACGCCGGCCCGCCCGACTCGGTGCCCGCGCTGCGGCTGCTCGGCGCCGTGCACCGGCTGGTGCTGACCGGGCGCGCACCGGAGCTGGCGGCGTTCTACCCGTCGGCCGGCGGGCTGTACGACGGCGACGCGGCGTGGCCGGCGTTCCTGCGCGTGGTGTCGGAGCGGGCGGGTGAGCTGGCGCCGTACCTGGACCGGACCGTGCAGACGAACGAGCCCGCCCGCGCCGCCGCGCTGCTGCCCGGCTTCGCCGCGGTGTCGCGCGAGTACGGGCGGCCGTTGCGGCTGCTCGAGGTCGGCGCGAGCGCGGGGCTGCTGCTGCGGTGGGACGCCTACCGCTACGAGTGGGACGGCGGCGGCTGGGGGCCGCCGGACTCGCCGGTCGTGCTGACGGCGGCGGCGGTGGACGTCGACCCCGCGCTGCGCGTCGCGGACCGCCGGGGCTGCGACCGCTCGCCCGTCGACGTCACGACGGAGGAGGGGCGGCTGACGTTGCTGTCGTACGTCTGGCCGGACCAGCCGGAGCGCCTCGCCCGGCTGCGCGCGGCGTTCGCGGTGGCGGCCGCGGCGCCGGCGACCGTGGACCGCGCGGACGCGGTCGAGTGGACGCGCGCCCGGCTCGCGGCGGACCACGGCGGGGCCGTGCCGGTCGTCTACCACTCGATCGTCATGCAGTACCTGCCGCCTGACGCGCGGGCGGCGTTCGCGGCGGTGGTCCGCGCGGGGGACGCGCCGCGGGCGTGGCTGCGGTTCGAGCCGGAGGGCGCGGAGTTCGTGGTGCGGCTGACGACCTGGCCGGGCGGCGAGGAGCGCGTGCTCGCGCACGCGAACCCGCACGGCTACGGCGTGACGCTGCTCACGACGTAG
- a CDS encoding MarR family transcriptional regulator, with protein sequence MPTRTADAALASHLRMSVMRLGRRLRQQRADDTLTPSQIAALATLDRCGARTLAELAAAEHVQPPSMHRICGALEELGLVTKTPHPTDRRQVQYAVTPEGARLLAEDRKRRDAWLVRRLDDLTPAEVAVLREAAPILERLAVS encoded by the coding sequence ATGCCCACGAGGACCGCCGACGCCGCGCTCGCCAGCCACCTGCGGATGAGCGTCATGCGGCTCGGCCGGCGGCTGCGGCAGCAGCGCGCCGACGACACGCTGACCCCCTCGCAGATCGCCGCGCTCGCCACGCTGGACCGTTGCGGCGCCCGCACCCTCGCCGAGCTCGCGGCCGCCGAGCACGTGCAGCCGCCGTCCATGCACCGCATCTGCGGCGCGCTGGAGGAGCTCGGCCTGGTGACCAAGACCCCGCACCCGACGGACCGCCGCCAGGTGCAGTACGCCGTGACGCCCGAGGGGGCGCGGCTGCTCGCGGAGGACCGCAAGCGCCGCGACGCCTGGCTGGTCCGGCGGCTCGACGACCTCACGCCCGCGGAGGTAGCAGTCCTCCGCGAGGCCGCCCCGATCCTCGAACGGCTGGCCGTCTCGTGA